One window of the Trifolium pratense cultivar HEN17-A07 linkage group LG2, ARS_RC_1.1, whole genome shotgun sequence genome contains the following:
- the LOC123911273 gene encoding uncharacterized protein LOC123911273: METYYCDLIDVTPLGSFATMFFSNQKFGEVDPNFIREFGHELPVEWRIMDYRFEHHIVTYNKDEIHPLLTDGWKEMREVFDLHKNEEIHFAYHGQGLFGITASRRFESEDQIPNYHS, from the exons ATGGAGACCTACTATTGTGATTTAATCGATGTTACACCTCTTGGGAGCTTTGCAACCATGTTCTTCTCTAATCAG AAATTTGGAGAGGTGGATCCAAATTTCATTCGTGAATTTGGACATGAACTTCCTGTAGAATGGAGGATAATGGATTATCGATTTGAACATCATATTGTTACATACAACAAAGATGAAATCCATCCTCTTCTCACGGATGGATGGAAAGAGATGAGAGAGGTTTTCGACCTTCATAAGAATGAAGAAATCCATTTTGCCTATCATGGTCAAGGTTTGTTTGGTATTACGGCTTCAAGAAGATTTGAAAGTGAAGATCAAATTCCAAACTATCATAGCTGA